One genomic segment of Motacilla alba alba isolate MOTALB_02 chromosome 1A, Motacilla_alba_V1.0_pri, whole genome shotgun sequence includes these proteins:
- the LOC119708742 gene encoding putative cation exchanger C521.04c isoform X2, which translates to MAADLEPGRRRRCCAQDTPDAPKVPDSRGDSDGPRRGSLCDRHCAAIYNVQGDLGDLGCHLHRPRVPPATSTPNCCQQHSEEVCESCVVKTTLTAENAVEANKLSNNYKFGFKKWKSHVTARPWEDRSEIVKELYSDLNVIRASGGSTLTCGNVLYLLLFGWWLSLLYVLVAAVMFITVMGAPYGRLCWDLAGYFLWPFGKVIQKVEVPKSHQACETGVGESSALLGGATPLRWRPGCWLGTGYWHRASTAVWLCLGFPLLALAHGLVCVTAWLLIVLIPVAKLSARATSRVLPLPPERVLIRRLRMTEVPLEGEVILCCYRAANPYYYKYAVDGINVFAVNLLPLVLVTLVLGYVDSPNHLTGSAVKFTLALLSIMPLSYYIGMAIASISAQSNFAVGAVVNATFGSITELTFYITALIKGSREGNRCYAEVVKSALTGTLVGCVLFVPGLCMVIGGIRHQEQRFNSRSAGVSSALLFLSVGGVFAPTLFSKVYGKLVCGECHNVTQNPLGHYLCHNCHFDLMDNNGTLYYSHVQPLVYTVSILLPAAYLIGLFFTLKTHTHIYDIHISDCHSKCPQMSRLQGWLLSLLWSVPHVSALSPVPGHHHSAVVHWSRWRALVILLLSTLCMSACADLATEHISPILTNSTISQYFIGVTVLAMVPELPEIVNGIQFALQNNLSLSIEIGNCIAVQVCMLQIPILVLFTIFYPTNFTLVFSDLHVYASMFSVVLMNYIFMDGKCDYFQGDRLAQGAVALGASLYSLGCGDGGLLGPTLGSSAFWGFWRVVT; encoded by the exons ATGGCCGCGGACCTCGagcccggccgccgccgccgctgctgcgcGCAGGACACGCCCG ATGCTCCCAAGGTCCCGGATTCCCGCGGTGACAGCGACGGCCCCCGCCGGGGCTCCCTCTGCGACCGGCACTGCGCTGCCATCTACAACGTGCAGGGGGACCTGGGCGACCTGGGCTGCCACCTGCAccgtccccgtgtccccccag CCACGTCCACCCCgaactgctgccagcagcactcgGAGGAGGTGTGCGAGAGCTGCGTGGTGAAAACCACCCTGACGGCCGAGAACGCCGTGGAGGCCAACAAGCTCTCCAACAACTACAAG TTTGGCTTCAAGAAATGGAAGAGCCACGTGACGGCGCGGCCCTGGGAGGACCGGTCCGAGATTGTCAAGGAGCTCTACTCTGACCTCAATGTCATCCGAGCCTCTGGAG ggTCCACGCTGACGTGTGGGAATGTCCTTTACCTGCTGCTCTTTGGCTGGTGGCTCTCGCTCCTCTACGTCCTCGTGGCTGCCGTGATGTTCATCACCGTCATGGGGGCTCCTTATG ggaggctctgctgggaccTGGCTGGGTACTTCCTCTGGCCCTTTGGCAAAGTGATCCAGAAAGTGGAG gtccccaaatcccatcagGCGTGTGAGACCGGCGTGGgggagagctcagccctgctcggGGGTGCCACACCGCTCCGCTGGCGCCCAGGGTGCTGGCTGGGCACCGGATACTGG CACCGTGCCAGCACCGCGgtgtggctgtgcctgggcttCCCGCTGCTGGCGCTGGCCCACGGGCTCGTGTGTGTCACCGCGTGGCTCCTCATCGTCCTCATCCCTGTGGCCAAGCTGAGCGCCCGCGCCACCTCCCGCGTCCTGCCGCTGCCCCCGGAGCGCGTGCTCATCCGGCGCCTGAGGATG ACAGAGGTGCCTCTGGAGGGAGAGGTGATTCTCTGCTGTTACCGCGCCGCCAACCCCTACTACTACAAATACGCCGTGGACGGCATCAACGTCTTCGCCGTCA ACCTGCTGCCCCTGGTGCTGGTGACGCTGGTGCTGGGTTACGTGGACAGCCCCAACCATCTGACCGGCTCCGCCGTCAAGTTCACCTTGGCCCTGCTCTCCATCATGCCCCTCTCCTACTACATCGGCATGGCCATCGCCAG catCTCGGCCCAGAGCAATTTCGCGGTGGGAGCTGTGGTGAACGCCACGTTTGGCTCCATCACCGAGCTGACCTTCTACATCACCGCCCTCATCAAGGGCTCGCGTGAGGGCAACCGCTGCTACGCCGAGGTGGTCAAGTCGGCGTTGACAGGGACGCTGGTGGGCTGTGTCCTCTTTGTGCCG GGTCTGTGCATGGTCATCGGGGGTATCCGGCACCAGGAGCAGCGGTTCAACAGCCGCTCTGCGGGCGTCAGCTCggccctgctcttcctctccgTGGGAg gtgtctTTGCCCCAACGCTCTTCTCCAAGGTGTACGGGAAGCTGGTCTGCGGCGAGTGCCACAACGTCACCCAGAACCCGCTGGGCCACTACCTCTGCCACAACTGTCACTTTGACCTG ATGGACAACAACGGCACCCTCTACTACAGCCACGTCCA ACCCCTGGTGTACACAGTGTccatcctgctccctgctgcctaCCTCATCGGGCTCTTCTTCACCCTCAAAACCCACACACACATCTACGACATCCACATCAGCGACTGTCACAGTaagtgtccccaaatgtcccgGCTGCAAGGCTGGCTCTTGTCACTGCTCTGGAGCGTCCCACACGTCTCTGCTCTCTCGCCAGTGCCTGGCCACCACCACAGTGCTGTGGTGCACTGGTCCCGCTGGCGGGCCCTGGTCATCCTCCTGCTCTCCACGCTCTGCATGTCGGCCTGTGCTGACCTGGCCACGGAGCACATCAGCCCCATCCTCACCAACTCCACCATCTCACAG TACTTCATCGGTGTCACTGTGCTGGCAATGGTGCCCGAGCTGCCAGAGATTGTCAATGGCATCCAGTTTGCTCTGCAGAACAATCTGAGCTTGAG caTCGAGATCGGGAACTGCATCGCGGTGCAGGTCTGCATGCTCCAGATCCCCATCCTGGTGCTCTTCACCATCTTCTAC CCAACCAACTTCACGCTCGTCTTCAGCGACCTCCACGTCTACGCCAGCATGTTCAGCGTGGTGCTCATGAACTACATCTTCATGGATGGCAAATGTGACTATTTCCAAGGTGACCGCCTCGCACAGGGTGCTGTGGCACTTGGAGCATCCCTGTATTCCCTGGGATGTGGGGATGGGGGGCTCCTGGGCCCAACCCTGGGGTCATCTGCTTTTTGGGGCTTTTGGCGTGTGGTGACCTGA
- the LOC119708742 gene encoding putative cation exchanger C521.04c isoform X1, with translation MLPRSRIPAVTATAPAGAPSATGTALPSTTCRGTWATWAATCTVPVSPQVGRLWDWPGMGPWGSHSRCDTPCVSPAATSTPNCCQQHSEEVCESCVVKTTLTAENAVEANKLSNNYKFGFKKWKSHVTARPWEDRSEIVKELYSDLNVIRASGGSTLTCGNVLYLLLFGWWLSLLYVLVAAVMFITVMGAPYGRLCWDLAGYFLWPFGKVIQKVEVPKSHQACETGVGESSALLGGATPLRWRPGCWLGTGYWHRASTAVWLCLGFPLLALAHGLVCVTAWLLIVLIPVAKLSARATSRVLPLPPERVLIRRLRMTEVPLEGEVILCCYRAANPYYYKYAVDGINVFAVNLLPLVLVTLVLGYVDSPNHLTGSAVKFTLALLSIMPLSYYIGMAIASISAQSNFAVGAVVNATFGSITELTFYITALIKGSREGNRCYAEVVKSALTGTLVGCVLFVPGLCMVIGGIRHQEQRFNSRSAGVSSALLFLSVGGVFAPTLFSKVYGKLVCGECHNVTQNPLGHYLCHNCHFDLMDNNGTLYYSHVQPLVYTVSILLPAAYLIGLFFTLKTHTHIYDIHISDCHSKCPQMSRLQGWLLSLLWSVPHVSALSPVPGHHHSAVVHWSRWRALVILLLSTLCMSACADLATEHISPILTNSTISQYFIGVTVLAMVPELPEIVNGIQFALQNNLSLSIEIGNCIAVQVCMLQIPILVLFTIFYPTNFTLVFSDLHVYASMFSVVLMNYIFMDGKCDYFQGDRLAQGAVALGASLYSLGCGDGGLLGPTLGSSAFWGFWRVVT, from the exons ATGCTCCCAAGGTCCCGGATTCCCGCGGTGACAGCGACGGCCCCCGCCGGGGCTCCCTCTGCGACCGGCACTGCGCTGCCATCTACAACGTGCAGGGGGACCTGGGCGACCTGGGCTGCCACCTGCAccgtccccgtgtccccccaggtAGGCCGGCTGTGGGATTGGCCGGGTATGGGGCCCTGGGGGTCCCACAGCCGCTGTGACACCCCCTGTGTGTCACCCGCAGCCACGTCCACCCCgaactgctgccagcagcactcgGAGGAGGTGTGCGAGAGCTGCGTGGTGAAAACCACCCTGACGGCCGAGAACGCCGTGGAGGCCAACAAGCTCTCCAACAACTACAAG TTTGGCTTCAAGAAATGGAAGAGCCACGTGACGGCGCGGCCCTGGGAGGACCGGTCCGAGATTGTCAAGGAGCTCTACTCTGACCTCAATGTCATCCGAGCCTCTGGAG ggTCCACGCTGACGTGTGGGAATGTCCTTTACCTGCTGCTCTTTGGCTGGTGGCTCTCGCTCCTCTACGTCCTCGTGGCTGCCGTGATGTTCATCACCGTCATGGGGGCTCCTTATG ggaggctctgctgggaccTGGCTGGGTACTTCCTCTGGCCCTTTGGCAAAGTGATCCAGAAAGTGGAG gtccccaaatcccatcagGCGTGTGAGACCGGCGTGGgggagagctcagccctgctcggGGGTGCCACACCGCTCCGCTGGCGCCCAGGGTGCTGGCTGGGCACCGGATACTGG CACCGTGCCAGCACCGCGgtgtggctgtgcctgggcttCCCGCTGCTGGCGCTGGCCCACGGGCTCGTGTGTGTCACCGCGTGGCTCCTCATCGTCCTCATCCCTGTGGCCAAGCTGAGCGCCCGCGCCACCTCCCGCGTCCTGCCGCTGCCCCCGGAGCGCGTGCTCATCCGGCGCCTGAGGATG ACAGAGGTGCCTCTGGAGGGAGAGGTGATTCTCTGCTGTTACCGCGCCGCCAACCCCTACTACTACAAATACGCCGTGGACGGCATCAACGTCTTCGCCGTCA ACCTGCTGCCCCTGGTGCTGGTGACGCTGGTGCTGGGTTACGTGGACAGCCCCAACCATCTGACCGGCTCCGCCGTCAAGTTCACCTTGGCCCTGCTCTCCATCATGCCCCTCTCCTACTACATCGGCATGGCCATCGCCAG catCTCGGCCCAGAGCAATTTCGCGGTGGGAGCTGTGGTGAACGCCACGTTTGGCTCCATCACCGAGCTGACCTTCTACATCACCGCCCTCATCAAGGGCTCGCGTGAGGGCAACCGCTGCTACGCCGAGGTGGTCAAGTCGGCGTTGACAGGGACGCTGGTGGGCTGTGTCCTCTTTGTGCCG GGTCTGTGCATGGTCATCGGGGGTATCCGGCACCAGGAGCAGCGGTTCAACAGCCGCTCTGCGGGCGTCAGCTCggccctgctcttcctctccgTGGGAg gtgtctTTGCCCCAACGCTCTTCTCCAAGGTGTACGGGAAGCTGGTCTGCGGCGAGTGCCACAACGTCACCCAGAACCCGCTGGGCCACTACCTCTGCCACAACTGTCACTTTGACCTG ATGGACAACAACGGCACCCTCTACTACAGCCACGTCCA ACCCCTGGTGTACACAGTGTccatcctgctccctgctgcctaCCTCATCGGGCTCTTCTTCACCCTCAAAACCCACACACACATCTACGACATCCACATCAGCGACTGTCACAGTaagtgtccccaaatgtcccgGCTGCAAGGCTGGCTCTTGTCACTGCTCTGGAGCGTCCCACACGTCTCTGCTCTCTCGCCAGTGCCTGGCCACCACCACAGTGCTGTGGTGCACTGGTCCCGCTGGCGGGCCCTGGTCATCCTCCTGCTCTCCACGCTCTGCATGTCGGCCTGTGCTGACCTGGCCACGGAGCACATCAGCCCCATCCTCACCAACTCCACCATCTCACAG TACTTCATCGGTGTCACTGTGCTGGCAATGGTGCCCGAGCTGCCAGAGATTGTCAATGGCATCCAGTTTGCTCTGCAGAACAATCTGAGCTTGAG caTCGAGATCGGGAACTGCATCGCGGTGCAGGTCTGCATGCTCCAGATCCCCATCCTGGTGCTCTTCACCATCTTCTAC CCAACCAACTTCACGCTCGTCTTCAGCGACCTCCACGTCTACGCCAGCATGTTCAGCGTGGTGCTCATGAACTACATCTTCATGGATGGCAAATGTGACTATTTCCAAGGTGACCGCCTCGCACAGGGTGCTGTGGCACTTGGAGCATCCCTGTATTCCCTGGGATGTGGGGATGGGGGGCTCCTGGGCCCAACCCTGGGGTCATCTGCTTTTTGGGGCTTTTGGCGTGTGGTGACCTGA